In Larus michahellis chromosome 24, bLarMic1.1, whole genome shotgun sequence, the sequence cttttctctgtttgtttatgGCGTTCCCAGGAAGTCGAGGAAATGAAGCAGGCAGCATCTGAGAGGGCTTTGGAAGCCTACGTGGAGATGTCTGACTGGGCCCTGCAAAGCTCTGGTATGGACACAAGCAGCCCCGTCTCCTTGCCCTGCGCTTGTCTGCAGCCCTCCCCAAAGGCGCCTGCGCTCCAGGCGCTGCTCTCCAAAGTGGGGGAGCTGAAATgcttggggggtcccagggcaaggctgtggcagagcagctctctcAGACTCCCTCCCAACCCTGCCCTCGGCATCCTCACGCTGCCTCTGGCGCTGCCCCCGCACGTGTTCCTGTGCGGACGGAGgggctctcttcctctcctcagcaTTGGAAAAGGAGATGGCCGGGCCGTCCTTGGCTGCCCACGCAGCAAGCCCTCAGCTTGGGTCTGCTGCCATTCACATGGGCACCGTCTGTCTCCCAGAACCCTCAGACCTTCTCCTGCTGGCGCTGGGAGTGCAGCAGTCACCAGGCACGTGGCCGCTGTCATTCCCCTGCGCGGCTGGGCGGCTGGGCAGCCCACCAGCCTGGGACGAGGACAGGACTGACAGAGGCGCAGCTGGCCGGCGGTGTCAGAAATAGTGTCTGAGCACCAAGCCCTCCTCGTCTGTGGCCTCTTGCAGTcgtctgctttcccttccctgcaggtgcCAGCATTGACCTGCAGAGAACTTCGGAGACCTACACCTGCAAAAACGACTGGTTCTGGAGGTTTATTGAGTTCTTTTGCACTCCCCGCGGTCCCGATCGCATTTTGCAGGTATTGTAGCAGAAATCGAGAgggaattctttcctttcttcctgtgaagTTGGAGACTGACCTCAGGGCTCTCCCTTCGGTCCAGTGTTGCGCCGTCTTGGGGGTGGGAGGCGAGAGGTGGGgggtgccctgcagagcccctgggcagggatgtgTTTCTGCAAGGCCCTGACTAGAATGGTTTCGTAACCGCTGTTCTCCTCTGCTCCATAATACTGACAGCCCTGGCAAAGGTCGGTCAGGGAAGGAGGCCTCCTGCTTCTGTCCACTTCCTCACACACACctcattttcaagctgaaataGACCCCACAGACACACCGGTGCCTACGCTTCAAGCTACGTGGGCAGTTGTCTTGGCCCCAACACTCTCTCACGCTTCATTGCTCTGGCTTTCTGGTTGCAGCCGGATGTTTCCCCGGGAAACTGCTGGCCTTTCCCAGGGCATCAGGGCCAGGTGGTCATCAGGTTGCCAGCGCGAGTCCACCTGACTGCCATCACTGTGCAGCACATCTCCAAAGAAGTCTCTCCATCTGGGACCGTCACCAGCGCCCCCAGGGACATCGCTGTCTTTGTAAGTCTCTGCTGGGTGCTTCTGGTGCGGATCTGGTCCTGGGGGAAAGCCATGACAGGGTCTTCCTTGCTTTTGTGCCTCCTCTGAGGTTGGAGTCCCGGtctcctgagcactgcagggCCCTGGTGAGGCTCTAGGAGTCTCCTCCTAAGGGCTCTAGAGGTCTCCTCCCTCTTAAGACTTGTTCTGGCCAAGCAGCTCAGGGTTCTTGACTAAAACTCAAGCGGAGCCTGAGCTCCACCGTAACCAGTGCTAGACTAGGGCTAGAGCCCCAGGGGAGGGTGGGTAGGTAACAGGGCTGACCCAGCACCTACGTTCCCTCTTTGTCGGGACGAGTCTGAGCTGCTCTCCTTGTGCTTTGCCCCACAGGGAGTGGATGTGGACGGAGAAGAGGAAACTCTCCTGGTGACCTTCATGTACGATGTGGCAAAAGAGGCCATTCAGACCTTCCCTCTGAAGGTGCGATGCACGCACGGTGTTGGGGGAAGATGCCAGGGAGCAAAGCAGGTTTGCCTGCAGGGCCATGGCAGGAGGAGCGTGAATGCTTTCTCCCTGGGCAGAGGGGGCCTGGGTCACCGCCAGGAGAGAGCTGGTGGGGTTGGGAGGGCTGAGTGGCACGCGGTGGTGCTAGCAAAAGGACAGTGAGGGCAAGGTCAGGCCCGTGGGAGCATGAGTCCCAAGAGAtccctggctgccttcagcagagcccGCTGCACACGCAGCCACTGCACCCGAGCAACGTCTTTGTGCCATGGAGAAACCGAGACGCCCGCTGGAGAAAGCCGTCGGGCAGCACCCTGGCTCCATCCCGTGGCCTGCTGGCAGGCTGGACggtgtcctctcctcccagcatagCATGCCCCTTCTCTCCCGCTGCTCTCACGCCTGCCCGCAGGAAAGCGGGCAGAGCAGACAGCGGGAGCTCGGGGGGGTGTCACACCAGCTGCCCCACGCAAAGGAGCACCTCCCCGGCCTCTCTGCCGGCACAGAGCGAGGcgcagagggaaggggcagaggggagggaggctgagccccagccgGGCCCATGCAGAGGGTGCCaggtgccttccccctccccgtgtccccagcctccccagcaccccgctaCCAGAGCCAGCCTCAGGTTTCAACAGCCGCTCCCACCCACTGTCAGGAGCTTGttcctgagcaggagcagggctggtggggggagaTACCTTGACTGCATTGTGGCTCTTAACACCTCCgattccttttccctcttttcctcgcAGAACGCCCCGcatcccagagccttctcctatCTCAAACTCCTTGTGAAGAGCAACTGGGGAAAACCAAAGTACACATGCATTTACCGAGTGCAGGTTCATGGGAAGATGGCAAAACCAAACAGCCTCAACTGaaaccagagacagaaaaaggacaaacataaaaaagaagaaaaagaataatgttgcTGCGACTCAGATTGGTGTAGAAGATTTGTCTCCTAAGTTGGGTGCACAATAAGGTCCATTGCAGGGAGGGCAGTcgtgggaaagcaacagaagatcggcgaggaggattgttaatacgctcaagtgactcacagctgggtgctggaaaacacatatatcacactaattgttattcagtctcggacgcttgcaagaaaaacacttgcacttcgATAACATAaacctgtgatggactcagggacaccttatccagccacttgagaatcctggcctggtgctgaagaagatcaaagcacagtgggaaaacgatgcctgtttgaaccctttaaatgcCAGGCAGAACAGGGAGTCCGTGCGTGCTCTTGctcacaaggactctctcgctgccaagggctcttgctaacaaggactctctctcactccacggTGCCCGCAGTCCCTGCTtccgtgcctctgcccgggtgttgcttcggagattccctggtctgtgaggtatcgagaagaaacttgttctttgcctttcatccgtggttttgtggttgttcctgcgtcctgcccgCATCGGCTCACACAGCGGGGTTACAACCAGGGACTGAGTCTGGTAAATAGGTAAACGTAgctccttgtgaagaacaaacagcgAATACCACATCCCCGAAGAGACTGGAGGGACCGATAACAAGCTCGCAAAATAAATGGGGGAGTtgcaaaagctgctgcatttatcttccccagtccacacaaagagattcctctattatcagctcaaaccagccaccGTACACCACTAGGAACCACCCAAGACCTACCATGAAGCCCCTAACAGAGTTAATGTGCATGTGCCAAGGGGATGTGAATATGGagatgagttctggaaatgtaatgaacgTGGCAACGAGTGCTGAGACATGTAACGACCACGCATATTCTGTATGGATGtaagtctctgtgaatctcaCATTCAGTGGACATGTCAGGTGGAGAGATCCCCCACGTCCCCGGTGCTgaataaaagaatgcctgcttcttaagactacaTCGGTGTTAAGAAGTTCATTCCCGATTTCGGTGACAGTTTCTGGCGACCCAGATGGGACTCTGCCTCTGAATCTCGACAGATCCTTGGAATTGCAGGGCCTCCATCCGGCACCGAGGGATTCTCAGGGAGAACCTCCGATCCCCGGACCAAAGAGCTCCGAGCAAGGCCCCTGGAAAAGTGAaggcattcttttctttaagggaTATTAAGGGTTGCCTGTCCATAAGGCGAGGCATAAGCCTCGCAGGGTTGGGCTGTAAAGGTACCTAAGGGAAGGAGTTGGTCTCACCGGATGAAAGCCTGTGAGAAACACGGCTGATAAGCGTAAAGGTATTGTCCTCAACACCAGGCGGGGAAGGGCCGCACCAAGAGCAAAGGTCTGGTATAAAAGGTTCAGGCcctaaggttttgttattttgtcttgtgtaaTAAGTGCTATGttcagttgtcattttctttgtgttttgtgttgttcgTTCTACTAGTACTATCCTATAATGGGTAGCAAGCCCTTGGCGGAAGGGGGAATTTTGAAAAAGTCTCCTTTAGGTTGTATACTCCTTTAGGTTGTATACTGAAGCGTTGGAAACAAATAGGAGGGGACCCGCTCACGAGAAAGCAGCTGATTGAATATTGTAACAATTGGTGGCCGTTATGTACTTCAGAAGATCAAGAAAAATGGACAAGAAATGGGACTTTAAAATAGAATACAATTTTACAGCTTATGTTGTTTTGTagcagggaaaacaaatgggatgtatgtagatttgtttttcactttaagaaacCACCCAGAGTGGCAGAAGGATTGTGGGCGATAACCAGATATCAGAGACGGTTATTCGGAATGAGACATGCTACGCCAAAAGCCATTAATTGGTCAAAATCGTATGAGGTTAAACAAGAACCAAATGAATCGCCACCTGCATTTATGGAACGAGTAAAGAATACTGCTAGGAAATACACGAACGTGGACCCCGAGAGGAGGCTGGGCAATTGGCCTCTATTTTTATGGGACAATCTGCCCCGGATGtacaaaagaaactccaaaagttAGAAGGAGAAGATTCGAGGGACTTGGGAACATTGGTGTAAGTAGCTTGGACCATctagaataacagagaaaaggagagggagaatcaaagagaagggagattaaTTGCCGCATTGACGGGAGTTGCTCCGGGAAGAATGAACGGGGCCCGGGGAAGTAGAGGAGGCTACAGAAGAGTTGGGAAGGAACTCGTTTAGCAGAAGCTCAGTGCGCGATCTGCAAAGAGCGAGGACATTGGAAAAACGCGTGCCCTAGAGTCAGTAACCAAGGCTCGatcctgcagcctgtcaaggtgaTGGCTTTAGGTGATGGTTTAGGGAAGCGTTGCAAAACAGGTAGTAGTAATAAGTCACCTACGTAAACAAATCAATAGCAGGCATGCATCGAGGATTGCTGAAGAGGAAAGTTCATCTGGAGGGCAACTGACGGAGAGGAAGATACGACCACCAGatgaagtaaacgaccaccagaacGACTGTGATTCGCGAAATGACTTGCCTCATGATTGTGCAATTGGTTCTGGGAGGGGGCGTGCTTATGTTAATGATTTAGGGAAAACGAATGAATACGTaacaattttgtaaatataaatggcTCAAAATAAGATCATTGTGGGAGCACTTATGGTGGAAAATCCCCAGTGCGACCGCAGCGCTGctaataaagaatacctgctctACAGGACCATCTGCTGTtgagtttatttctttgcttcagctCGTCTCTGTAATCCTGAAAGTTGAAAATATTATAACCATCTGATTTAGGTGAGACCCCCAAAGAGTGACCTTTGGAAGTCTCAAAGAGGGGAACTGTTACACCCAGGGACTGAGCGTCTGGTCAATGGTACTTGACTCCTCCCTGAGGAGGGGTTCAGAAAGCCcggggggtcctttctgagccccgGGACCCAACGGGAAGGTCTCCCTGACGGCtggtctgaccccggcccctgtgcagtaaataaccaagtgtgcccttCCAGCGTGTCACAGagtcatggaatgtgttgggttggaagggacccttaaaggccatctcgtccaacccccggcagtgagcagggacgtcttcaactagatcaggttgctcagagcctcatccagcctggccttggatgtctccagggatggggcctccaccctctctctgggcaacctgggccggtgtctcaccaccctcagtgtaaagagcttcttcctaatgtctgatctaaacctgccctgctctagtttaaagccattgcccctcgtgctgtggctctgtgccctcgcaaacagctcctccagctctcctggagccccttcagggactggaaggggctctaaggtctccccagggccttctcttctccaggctgaacccccccagctctctcagcctgtccccacagcagaggggctcccgcCCTCGGATCACCTCCGCGGCCTGTCTCGTAAAGCGCTGCCACATTCACCGCTGACTTTGTTAAATCGCtggtttatgttaataaatatttccccaCTTCTCTCCCACAAGTGAAGCCAATGGCTGCGCGCGCCACAAATTGGCCCTTGGTGCCGGACTCCTGAAATGCCCCTAATGCTGCCACCACTCCCGGAACGCTCCCAGTGGCCACTCCTGTGCTAAAGCGCCACCGCGCagggagcggggcgcggcggggaggagtTGGTGGGATCGGCGGTGTGTGTTTGGGAGACCCCGCTTTCTGCCCCCAGtggagggcgcggggctggggcagccggcAGTGTGGGGCCTGCGAGGCTGCCTGCGCCCGGCCGGTGCCACTTCTGCCGGGACGAGCCCAAATTCGGGGGTCAGCAGCATCAGAAGCTCCGCTGGAGGCAGCGCCTGTGCTGGAGCCATGGTGGGTGCACTCCTGCTCTCACCAAACTAGCTTGTTCTGGCATCTCTCCCCATCTACTCTCCTCAAGGATACAACATCCCAAGACTTCCTTGTATCCAACTAAGCCCAGCAGATgtctaacccatccgcttacaaagcgtttcaaacttagctacattattccagtaaggaggaaccagatgttcttttcaactgggtatcagtaaggcctgaggggctttccaccccagccttttgtgctgttcaaggctactgtatcaccagcGACGGTAtcaccctggcagcagccattggcacctgctgttctgtaaccttcagcagtcccaccacagaagggtcagctgAAAGACcgggtaaggcagacagctgtgtaatgtcctcagtcccTCCAGCTGCTATACCAACAGCCCACCGATAcgctttcgggtctttgaaataccctctcttgagcaAGTCTacgccaaggatgcacggagcgtCTGGGCCACTCACAATGGAGCGCTTCCGCCATTTATTCCCAGTTCGGCTCACTTTGGCCgaagtacagtcagttcttgagacctgtCACACCAGAATCAGCAACAGATTTTGTCCCTTTATGAGtcaatggcaatagggtacactgtgcaccgcTGTCCACCATGTCTTTatgcttttgtggctctaataCACGAGGACATCGAATCCACACAGCccaataaactcggttatccctctccccctcctggctggaggcagggcacctctaatgttgaggacaacatctacagtTAGCAGATGAGTTCCGACCCGGACCAGAGAACTGCTCCCTgggcactggagcagccaccctcctggaagaattctttcttctatctgtttTACCTTGCAACTAGTGCCTGTAGGGCCAAGGTAGGTCCTTCATCCCACTTACTCAGGTCCTCTCCATAGGCACCGAGGTAAAACCACAAGGTGTCTCGTAgtgtcttcttttccttccaagtcGGTCTCGTAGGAGGGcatcttctcctaatggctgcgaCATGGGTCCATGCAGGGGAAAAGCGGGATGTTTCTTCCATCCTAGACAGTTTCTCAAACAGTGTCTCCTTTTTCTCAGTcatcttctcagttttatcagcttCCCCGCTGCTGAGctggccgggggcggcggccagGGAGTGgggctgccgagggcagcagggcagtgcgCGCTGCGGGGCTGAGCGGCACGCGCTCCCTGCCCGGCTGcggcccgagggccctgggccaggcGCCCCAGGAAGGACGGGTTTGGGGGtggatggagagggccagaggggctggagaccgtccagcagcagcctcagcagcatcctcagcaggTCGGCCAGGAGGCTGGGCTCACAGGACAGCGTGTTCCACGTggccctggcagtgctgcagagccagagcacactgtcagcagggccacctcggccaccaccccTTCTGCCTGGGCAGGCCCCGGAGGTCCTGAGCTGCCCCTGAGGCTGACGGGCCACGTACTTGTCACAGGGCCGGGAAACCctcagcaggccagtgaccactTCATAACTGTCGATGTCGGCCAGCCAGGGAAGGGTGAACGTCAGGATGTCCTGGAGCAGCATCCTGCTGACGCAGACCAGGTGCCTATCGATGACCTCCACGAGGTCGTTGACCTACTGGAGacagcgggctggagcacagctaTGGCCCCTGCTGACACCaagagctgctgccctcctgctgccctttgctggccTCAAGGGATGCCCGTCAGGTGCTGcaagccctggcctcggggcggggggaacggcccccgcagggcacgcgcacagggcaacCCGGCTGCACACTGCCTACCCTGTATAGCTCTGAGCACGAACCTCTCaagaccagctccagcaccctgccAACCAGCagggtgtcagagacccttgggtctgccatgtttTTCAAGATGGCAAGGACAAAGTCGTTCATCTCAGACGGGAAGAAGGGGCTCCCAagtagctgagggagagagggagggaaaaagcgtCACACTGAGcgccctggctgcagggaccgTGAGCTCTGCCGGCAACcagagctcgccggtggccagaatggccagagctgctgtgctgacGCTGGGCTAAAGCCTTGGACTACTccctgcagagaggtggtggctcccCGCAGCCTGATGGGCGGGAGGCCGTGCCATCCCCCGCCGCGGCTGATGGGCTGGTTCATCCCAAGCCtcccgccagccccacggccaagtagctgagggagagagggagggaaaaggtgtcgCACTGAGTGCTCTGGCATGGGTagcgctggctctgccccatCGAGAAGAGATACCATTTGCCTCGCCCTAAAAGAACGGCCCCATTCTCTCTGTCCCCGAAACAGCCTTCTTCGCCTTTGTTATTCAGGAGAGAACTGAAACTTTCTCTTAGAAATGTAGGtctttcttcaggaaagatgCAATGTGTCCGGGAGGATTCCAAAGGACAACCATTTTACAGAAGTAAGATGTTCCACCCGTcgtcttttcattttttgcttcttcctgttcTGCTCGTGGCTTTAGGCCGACACGCCTGTACGCAGGGAGGTCAAAGGCCTGGCAGGGGAATGGCCGcccgcagccaaggcagaccgTCAGCCCCCGCCCGGACCTAACAGCGCAACCCCCGTCTTTCTGCTcggggccggcgccgggcggtgccgtgagcggagcgggcggggccgggcctggcggcGGGAAGGGCCTCCCCTCAGGGAACGGCGGGCCCGCGGAGCGTTCTGGGAGCCGTAGTCTCCCCGGGGCTGTAGGCCGGGCGCCATCTTGTGCGCGGCggcaggcccggcggcgcggctccCACGCCAGCCCCCACCGGCGGTAGGGAGCGGCAGCAttcccggggggagcgggcgctGTTCCCCGTCACTTGTCGGGACCGGGTGCCTGGGCAGCGGAGACCCTCCCGCCATGGCGACGCCCGCACGCCCAGCTCCTCCTCGACCTTCCTCCCGTCATGCACCGCGCGTCTCCGCCTGTTCCGGCCCAGCGCCGCGCGGTGATTGGCCTCTCGGGCGTCCTACCCGGAAGCGGGCGCCGCGGCAAGAGATTTGAacggcagcggccgccccgggAGGCGACTGCCGAGCCGGTGAGTGTAGCctccgggccccgccgccccgcagcccgtTAGCGGCTCCCGGCGGGTCTGCTGGCGGCAGGACTCTGGGGGGGCTGGG encodes:
- the LOC141734572 gene encoding sperm-associated antigen 4 protein-like isoform X3, with amino-acid sequence MRPSPAGSAAQGPAEGRDKATEIARTVFSLPCLLAVALVSLWRHLLSMCLLAAQKMALQKKAFLQVFLLLPLALAAVHCGTSLPGLKPLWNCPVLMAQQTQKMQLMLEEVARLRAEISSMKQEVEEMKQAASERALEAYVEMSDWALQSSGASIDLQRTSETYTCKNDWFWRFIEFFCTPRGPDRILQPDVSPGNCWPFPGHQGQVVIRLPARVHLTAITVQHISKEVSPSGTVTSAPRDIAVFGVDVDGEEETLLVTFMYDVAKEAIQTFPLKNAPHPRAFSYLKLLVKSNWGKPKYTCIYRVQVHGKMAKPNSLN
- the LOC141734572 gene encoding sperm-associated antigen 4 protein-like isoform X2 codes for the protein MRKFSSATNHMKGVGQGPERWRGAGDAPFTCRLSRSRACRGARQGHRNRKDGLQPSLPSGCCPGLSVETSAEHVPLGRAKDGPAEEGVLASLLVAPPGSWNCPVLMAQQTQKMQLMLEEVARLRAEISSMKQEVEEMKQAASERALEAYVEMSDWALQSSGASIDLQRTSETYTCKNDWFWRFIEFFCTPRGPDRILQPDVSPGNCWPFPGHQGQVVIRLPARVHLTAITVQHISKEVSPSGTVTSAPRDIAVFGVDVDGEEETLLVTFMYDVAKEAIQTFPLKNAPHPRAFSYLKLLVKSNWGKPKYTCIYRVQVHGKMAKPNSLN
- the LOC141734572 gene encoding SUN domain-containing protein 2-like isoform X1, encoding MARRKAPQTRRPGASKGSLGTKGNQRPAGDPSAGVELVMRPSPAGSAAQGPAEGRDKATEIARTVFSLPCLLAVALVSLWRHLLSMCLLAAQKMALQKKAFLQVFLLLPLALAAVHCGTSLPGLKPLWNCPVLMAQQTQKMQLMLEEVARLRAEISSMKQEVEEMKQAASERALEAYVEMSDWALQSSGASIDLQRTSETYTCKNDWFWRFIEFFCTPRGPDRILQPDVSPGNCWPFPGHQGQVVIRLPARVHLTAITVQHISKEVSPSGTVTSAPRDIAVFGVDVDGEEETLLVTFMYDVAKEAIQTFPLKNAPHPRAFSYLKLLVKSNWGKPKYTCIYRVQVHGKMAKPNSLN